The window ATGCAAAACAGGTTCGTTCAATACTGCTTCCCGGCTCACATCTTTCGGCACAACCTTATCAGGCTGTTCTTCTTGAACATTTTGCATACTAAATTGAGAACTCTCAGTTGTCTCCGCCCCGTTATCCGGAACGGCGCCATGATCATGACCTTCATGTTCACCGTGATCATGTCCGGCATGTTCATCATGCTCAGAAGCATGACGCCCCGCAGGCATTTCCTGAGTAATCATAGATTCGAGCTTCTCGGTCGGAACGGACAGTTTAAACAAAAGTATTGTAGTAACAATAAATGCAGCACCAATAAGATAGGTAACCTGCGTTAAGAAAGAACTGGTCCGCGTACCAAAAGCAGCTTGGTCTCCCAATCCACCAATAGCTGCCAACCCACCACCTTTACCTGATTGTAGTAAAATTGCCCCAATCATAAATACACATAAAATCGGTAACGCAACCTTCAAGGCAATAATCCAGTTTAAGAAATAAAACGCATTTAATAACCCAAAGATTACGATGATTGCAATTCCCCACTTAAATGCCTTTTCTGACTTTACCATGTAAATCTCCTACACATTTTAAAACGATGAATAAAAATCTAGCCTAATACATTTGCCAACTACTTTTTTTACCTAAAAACGCACATTTGGGCTGCTACAAACAAAGGCTTTAAACAATCTGTTATAAAAAACTCGTTTATTGGTTTTTAGCCCTATCAATTATTTCCACAAAAGATTCTACTTTAAGACTGGCACCACCAACTAAAAGCCCATTCACTTCTGGTTGCATCATCAACTCTCTCGCATTATCTGGATTAACACTTCCGCCATAGAGAATATACAGGTCATTGGCAATAGTTTCGCCATAGTCTTTCTTTATAGTGTTTCTGATAAACAAATGCACTTCATTGGCCTGTTCCGGCGAAGCCGTTTTCCCCGTACCGATAGCCCATACCGGC of the Candidatus Brocadiaceae bacterium genome contains:
- the secG gene encoding preprotein translocase subunit SecG; protein product: MVKSEKAFKWGIAIIVIFGLLNAFYFLNWIIALKVALPILCVFMIGAILLQSGKGGGLAAIGGLGDQAAFGTRTSSFLTQVTYLIGAAFIVTTILLFKLSVPTEKLESMITQEMPAGRHASEHDEHAGHDHGEHEGHDHGAVPDNGAETTESSQFSMQNVQEEQPDKVVPKDVSREAVLNEPVLHTETTTSNAVNETAQSTISTAETMPGDQKETGANPVK